CCAACCACAAAGACCTCACCGCTCAATGGATGAACCGCCATGGCCATCAAAATATTTCCAAGATGCGCTTTATACGTAACCGACCCGGTGCTTGGGTTATTCGCGTTGATCATGGCTACGTCACGGTCCGGCATATCCCATCCGGCAACACGTGAAACACCGGGAACAGCTCCCGTTACTATGTTCGTCCAATTCCCGCCGTTGGCATCCATCCACTGCCCGGATGCGTTCTTCCGTACTACCATACTGTTGGTCCCAGGTGGCAGTGGGTTCGATGGATTCATTGGTGGGTCGAATGCCGTTCCGGAATTCGGAACGGGAACAACACCTCCGTACGGACCCGCAGGATTGGTAACATCATTGGGGACGGAGGTACAGCCTCCTTGTGGGGAACAGAATCCGTTCGCCATGAAATCACTCCCGCTAACAACGGTTGTCTGGTTGCCACTCTCGAAGAACGCGGCGTAAACGGTAGTGCCATCAGGGCTTACTGCAAGTGCCCTAGGCTGTTCGCCTTTCAATAGAACTTCTGTAGGCGCGGTATTCAAATTCGCTGGATCGAATACTTGTACACTCTCGCGTTCAACGCAGGAAACGAACGCGCGTTGAGGTGATCCGGCGAATACCACATCGGCTGGTTCATTCTCGGTTGCTAGGCTGCGGATCACTGCTTTTTGTGTTAAATCCACAACACTTACTTCATCGCTTACTTGATCAACCACCCATACTTCATTGTTCGTTCTTGCACGTACGGTAACCGGATCAAGCCCAACAGGTATGGAAGCGATATGGATCAACCCGCCCGGACTGAATGCATACACCTCCAAAGAATTGTTGCCCGTGTTAACCGCCAACAGTTTGGTCTTATCAGGCGTCATGTCCAGCGGATGTACATGTGCTGATTCGAAATTGGTGAAGTCGCTGGTCGGTACGGCGCTCTTTGTGACCGTAGGGTCCGTATTGGATCGTTCCAACGTTTCGAATGCCGAAAGACCGACCACTAGCGCAGCAGAAAGCAAGGTGATCAACGTTGTACGACGGGGTAGAATGTTCTTCATCGGAAGAGTTTCAGCGTTTGACAAGATCACCGCCCCAACACACCATCAACGATCCAGAACGGATCCCAGTTCCGTTTTGCGGCTATGCAATCTAGTGAATTATAGCGGAATATGATAAACATGGTCTTGATCAGTTGAATTTCAATCTTGCATTCGTTGGTTACTTGGAAATGAACTTTTACATACGCTATATGACTCATCGCAGAGATCAGAGGCGCAAAGGACGCCGAGTTGTTGATCGAACGGGCTATTCGAAGAAGTATTCTAGACCACTGGGTCGAGCGAAGGCGAGCTAAATGTAATTGTGTGATCTTTGTTCTTTAAGAATGAACAGATCGCGTCTTTGGGTGTTATACATCCGCTAGTGAACACATCAATGGGTAACTATTCCATAAAGGACCTTGAGAAATTGAGCCGCGTTAAGGCTCACACCATCCGAATATGGGAGAAGCGCTATGCGTTGCTCGAACCGGACCGCACGGATACCAACATCCGTAGCTATTCTGATGAGAACCTCCGTAAGCTCTTGAACATCTCGTTCCTGAACAATAACGGATTCAAGATCTCGAAGGTGGCGAAGATGAGCGATACGCAGATCCGCGACCAAGTATTGGCCATGCAGGAAGGCGATGGCGGGATCACGGACCATGTTGAAAGTTTGATACTCTCCATGACCGAACTCGATGAGGATCGGTTCGAGAAAGTGATGGGTAGTTGTGTGCTGCGATCTGGTTTCGAAACAACCATGTTGGAGGTTATTCAACCTTTTTTGCAACGGGTCGGTGTTCTATGGCAGATCGATGCGGTAAAACCAGGACAGGAACACTTCATCAGCAACCTGATCAGACAGAAGGTCATCTCTGCCATTGATGGCGTAATTCCAGAAAAACGTTCAGATCCGCTGACGATCCTCTTCTTCCTGCCTGAAGGCGAGTTGCACGAGTTGGGCCTTTTGTTCGGTCATTACTTGGCTCGAAAACTGGGTCATCGGCCGATCTATCTTGGGCAATCTGTTCCATTTGATGACCTGGCGCCAGTAGTGGAGTACAGGCGTCCGGATATCCTCGTTACTGGCTTCATCTCGTATCAGAATGTGCAGGATGTGAATGCCTATTTGAAAACGCTTCACAAACACTTTTCGGAACCTCGGCTCTTGTTCTTCCATAACTCCGGTCTCGTCGGAATTAAACCGAACAAGAACCAGACCGTAGTGCCAGACCTTGTCCACTTCAAGGAGGCGATCCGCTGATTTTTCTTGATCCTTAGGGAACAGCCGTTGAGGGTATACATGCTCAACGAACGCTGCGCTGTGCGTTGTAATAATATTTTTTTGTTCACTGTTTCAGCATAGATAGTCAACAAAATTCATGACGAGATTTGGAAAATCACATTTTGTGATTACTTTTGTCTAACGAAAAGACAAAAACAATGAACAAAGAAGAACCAACTTTTGACGAGCGCCTGATGTCTCTGAACGATCGGCTTCTCTATTTCGCACTAGGTCTTACCCGGAATATGGACGATGCGAAAGACCTGATCCAGGAGAGCATGTTGAAAGCGTTAATGAATAAGGACCAATACACGACAGGTACGAATATCAAAGCGTGGATGTTCACCATTGTTCGTAACACGTTCATCAATGGTGTGAAACGCGATCGTCGTGGTCAATTGGTCATGGAATCTGCGGCAAGGCAAGAGCTACCTGTTGCCAATGGCAGATACCTCCAAAGTCCGATCGGTTCGTATAGCACATTGGAGATAGAGGATCGTGTGGAGCGACTCCCCGATACGATACGAACGCCTTTTACAATGAACTTCAAAGGCTACAAATACCATGAGATCGCTAACACCATGGGGATCCCGATCGGTACTGTCAAGAGCCGGATCAATCAAGCACGCAAACAATTGAGGGTACAGCTTCAATGAAGAGCGGGATAATTGTTATTGGAGCAGGATTTGCTGGGTTATCCGTAGCTGCACATTTGGCCCGCGCTGGTCGGAAGGTCACCTTGTTGGAAAAGCATGACCAAGCAGGCGGAAGGGCCAGAACGTTCAGCGCGAACGGCTTCACGTTCGATATGGGCCCTAGCTGGTATTGGATGCCCGATGTTTTCGAAACACACTTCGCCCATTTCGATACGCATCCCAGCAAACACTATGATCTGGTCCGGCTGGACCCTAGCTACACGGTCTACTTCGGAGAATCGGATAGGATGCGCATTCCTTCTTCTATGGAAGGACTTCGCTCACTGTTCGAGTCGTTGGAACCAGGCAGCAGCAAGGCGCTTGATGAATTCTTGAACGAAGCCCGCTTCAAGTATGAGACCGGTATGCATGATATGGTGCGCAAGCCAGGTATCTCGTTGATGGAGTTCGCTGATATGCGTATTGCGAAAGGACTATTCCGGATGCAGTTGTTCACCTCCTTTAGTAAGCACGTGCGGAAATACTTTAAGCATCCAAGGTTGATCAAGCTGCTGGAATTCCCTGTCCTGTTTCTGGGGGCAACGCCGCAGGAAACACCTGCTTTATACAGCCTGATGAATCATGCGGATATGGCATTAGGAACCTGGTATCCCATGGGTGGTATGGGAAAAGTCGTGGATGCCATGGTCCAAGTAGCAGAAAAGGAAGGTGTGGAGATCCGGTACAACGAAACCGTGCAGAACATAGAAGTAAAAGGAGGGCAAGCCGTTCGGGTACATACGGAGAAAGGCTCCTATGAATGCACTGAGGTTATCGGAGGTGCCGATTATCATCATGTGGAACAACACCTTTTGAATGCGCCGGATCGTCGTTATACGGAGCAGTATTGGGATCAGCGCACATTGGCTCCATCTGTTCTGATGTTCTACTTGGGGGTGAACAAAAAACTATCCGGATTTGATCATCACACCTTGTTCTTCGACGAGGATCTGGATTTACATGCAAAGGAGATCTACACCGATCCCAGCTGGCCGACAAAGCCACTTTTCTATGCCTCATGTTCGTCGATCACCGATCCAACGGTAGCTCCGGAAGGAATGGAGAACCTGGTCATTCTTATTCCGATCGCTCCGGGTCTGAAGGACGATGACGCTACGCGTGAACGCTTTTATGATATCGTCATGGATCGACTGGAAAGGATCACAGGTCAGACCGTCCGCGAACACGTCATCTACAAGCGTAGCTATTCTGTTAGCGACCTGGTGAAGGATATGAACGCATACAAAGGCAACGCATACGGATTGGCCAATACACTGATGCAAACAGCCATACTGAGGCCAAGCATCCGGAGTAAGAAGGTCAAGAACCTTTATTACACAGGTCAACTCACCGTTCCTGGTCCCGGCGTTCCGCCAGCGCTGATCTCTGGTGAAGTTGTGGCCCGGCACATTTTAAATTCCGAACCACGATGAATAACAGGAGTATTTATGATGAAGTGTGCATAGCTGCCAGCCGAAAGACCACTCGGGCGTTCAGCACTTCGTTCTCGTTGGGTGTTCGAATGCTCGATCCGCGTTTTCGGGACCAGATCCATGCGATCTATGGCTTTGTGCGTTTTGCTGACGAGATCGTGGATACGTTCCATGAACATCCGCAAAAGGAATTGTTGAACCGATTCAGAGCGGATACCGAACTTGCCATTCAAGAACAGATCAGTTTGAATCCGATCCTACATAGTTTTCAGAACGTTGTGAGGCGATCCGGGATCGAGTGGAACTTGATCGATATCTTTATTGACAGCATGGCGATGGATCTTGAACGTGGGGAACATGATCGAACATCCTTCGATCAGTACATCCTAGGTAGTGCAGAGGTGGTAGGGCTGATGTGCTTGCGTGTTTTTTGCGATGGTGATCTTGTTCTATATGAACGGTTGAAGCCATACGCTATGAGTCTGGGCGCGGCATTCCAAAAAGTAAATTTCCTCAGAGACCTTAAGCAGGATAATCAGGAATTGGGACGCACCTACTTTCCTGGAACTGATCTTAACGCACTTACGGCAGACCAGAAACAACGGATCGAAGATGATATCCGAGCGGATTTTGAGCACGCAGCGATCGGTATCCGTCAACTGCCCAAAGGAGCGCGAATAGGTGTGCACTTGGCCTATGTGTACTATCTCTGTCTCTATAAAAAGATCCGCTCCACTCCGGCAAGTGAACTCTTTACACGACGGATCAGTGTTCGCAAACGAGGTAAGATCCGCCTGCTTGTGGGTGCTGTGGTACAGGATAAATTCAATTTGATATGAGTGCAGAAGGGAAATTGTGGAACGAGCCGGAACAGGTGGTCCTTATCGATCCTGATGATCGTGAACTCGGCCACATGGAGAAACTCGCAGCACATCGTGAGGGTTTGCTCCACCGGGCATTCTCAGTTTTTCTCTTCAATGATCAAGGAGAATTATTGTTGCAGCAACGTGCTTCTTCCAAGTACCATTCAGCTGGGCTGTGGACCAATACCTGTTGTGGGCACCCACGACCGGGGGAAACCATTCAGGAGGCCGCGGGGCGTAGACTGTTCGAAGAGATGGGCATAAAAACTGAGTTGACGCCGGTATTACATTTTATGTATCGCGCTGAATTGGAGAATGGTCTCGTCGAGAATGAATTGGACCATGTGTTGATCGGTCGCTATTCTAACGACCCTGATCCAGATCCGAACGAGGCTTCCGATTGGCGTTGGGTGGAACGCGAGACCTTGGCACACGAGCTGACGGAACACCCCAAACTTTTCACCGCGTGGTTCCCAGTATGTGTTTGGAGAGCATGGGATCTTTTAGCGACCGCTCTACCAGAGCCATGAGCCGTGAACGGCCAATGAACATTTTCTGGTTTCGTCGCGATCTTCGTCTGAATGACAACCACGGACTCTTTCGCGCGTTACGGGATGGTGGCAACGTGCAGCCGCTGTTCATCTTCGATACCAACATACTTGAGAAACTCGAGGACCGTAATGATCGTCGTTTAAGCTTTTTGTATGATAACGTGTGTTCACTGGATGATCAATTGAGAGCGCATGGCGCGTCACTGATGATGCTGCATGGTGATCCACTTCAGGTATTCAAGAAGTTGATCCAAGACCACGCTATTGCTGGTGTCTACGCGAATCATGATCATGAACCCTATGCACTTACTCGTGACCGGAACATCAACGACCTTTTTATCGCAAATGGCCATGTATTCCGCACCTATAAGGACCAAACGATCTTCGAGCGTGATGAGGTACTAAAGGAAGATGGAACACCTTACACCGTGTTCACTCCGTATGCAAAACGTTGGAGAGCTCGAATGGCAATTGATGGAGTGGCCTCTTATAACAGCGAAGGAGAACTTGGTGGCCTGCTAAAAGACAGCAGGAATGAACGCATCACGCTAAAGCAACTAGGCTTTGAATATGCACCCTACGAAGTTGCGCCATTGGAACCTGCACCAGCGTTGTTGAAGGCGTATGCTGATGACCGCAACACACCATCCATAGCAGGAACTACACGCATTGGGGTTCATCTCCGCTTCGGCACGGTGTCGGTGAGAGGGATGGTGCGCTTGGCGCGTGCGAACAGTGAAACATGGTTGAATGAATTGATCTGGCGTGAGTTCTTCATGCAGATCCTCTGGCACTTTCCTCACGTGGAGCGGAACGCATTCCGAAAAGCATATGACGCCATTGCATGGCGCGATGATGAAAAAGGTTTTGCTGCATGGTGCGAAGGGCGCACGGGTTATCCGCTTGTGGATGCAGGGATGCGGGAATTGCGTGCCACTGGGTTCATGCATAACCGGGTGCGTATGGTCGTGGCCAGTTTTCTCTGTAAGCATTTATTGATCGACTGGCGTTTGGGTGAGGCCTGGTTCGCACGGTGGTTGATGGACTACGAACTCTCATCCAACAACGGGAACTGGCAATGGGCGGCAGGATCCGGATGCGATGCTGCACCGTACTTCCGGGTATTCAATCCAACGTTGCAACTGGAACGGTTCGATCCGAAGATGAAGTATGTATTGAAGTGGGCTCCGGAATATGGTGAATTGAAGCTACCCGAGCAGATCGTAGAGCATAATGCCGCTCGCGAAAGGGCGATCGCGGTGTATAAGACCGCATTGAACAAAGTATAAGTGCGAAATTGTTTAATTTTTTTCTTACTGATAACCAGTGCTTTATAATATTGTGTTTAATAAAATGTAATTATGAATGAACAAAACAGGATACTAGGCTGTTCTTAATGAACTAACCTAAAAACAACTACGAAAATGAAAACACCTACTCTTGCCCTCTCCCTTATTCTGGGGGCTTCCTTTGCACAAGCGCAGACAGCGCGCGTTCAAGTGATCCACAACAGTGCGGATGCAGCTGCGGCCTCTGTTGATGTTTACTTGGATAACACCCTTTTACTGGATGACTTCGAATTCAGGAATGCAACAGAGTTCATTGATGCACCAGCGGGAGTGAGCTTCACTATCGGAATAGCGCTTTCAACAAGCATGAGTTCCGCTGATGCCATTTTTACACAGGATTTTACGCTCGCTGATGGCGAAACGTATGTTATTGTTGCGGACGGTATCGTAAGCCCAACAGGATATTCACCTGCAGTACCTTTCACGTTGGAAGTATATCCAATGGGCAGGGAAGCGGCTGTTGGAGGTTCAATGATGACGGACGTATTGGTTCACCACGGTAGTACCGATGCACCAACAGTTGACATCTACGAAAGCGCAGTGGTGAATACCACCATCGTGGAAGATGCACCGTACGGAGCGTTTGCAGGTTATCTGGAATTGCCTACTACGGACTTCACGTTGCAAGTGAGGGATGAATTCAACAGCACGATCGTAGCAGCGTATTCAGCACCGCTGGGTACATTGAACCTCGGAGGTGCCGCCTTGGTCGCGATCGCATCGGGATTCCTGGATCCTTCAATGAATAGCGACGGTGCGCCATTCGGTATCTATGTAGCCCTTCCAAGCGGAGGACCATTGGTTGCATTGCCAGCGTCTGCTATTCCTACGGCTCGTGTGCAAGTGATCCACAACAGTGCTGACCTGGCAGCCGCGCAAGTGGATGTATGGTTGAACAACACACCGCTTCTGGACAACTTCGCATTCCGTAACGCTAGCCCATTCGTGGATGCTCAAGCAGGAGTGCCTTTCGATATAAGCATTGCACTTCCAACTTCTACCGATACTGTTGCTGCACTAGCACGCTTTACCTACACGTTGGAAGCTGATGAGACCTACATCATCATCGCTAATGGTATTGTAAGCGCTACAGGTTATTCACCTGCCACTCCTTTCGATCTTTATGTTACAGGAGGTGCACGTGAGACCAGCACATCCGCAGGGAATGTTGACGTACTTGTATTTCATGGCAGCACGGATGCCCCCATGGTCGATATTGTAGAAACGTCTGTTCCAGCCGGAAACATCGTGGATGATATTAGTTATGGAGAGTTCGCAGGGTACCTTGAATTACCAGAAGCGAATTATGTCCTGAGCGTGGAATCAATGGGTACTTCGGTAGTAAGTTACCAAGCACCTCTTGCTGCATTGTCGCTTGCCGGTAATGCGATCACGGTACTCGCATCCGGCTTCTTGGATGCAACAATGAACAGCAACGGTGCGAACTTCGGACTATGGGTAGCCTTACCAAGTGGTGGACCACTCGTTGAATTGCCATTGCCGACCGGTGTTGAGGAGAACACGATCGTAACATCGTTCACCGCCTACCCGAATCCAGCGGTAGATGAAGTGCTTTTGGACATGGACCTTCTTTTCGGTGGAGAGACAACGTTGTCCATACAGGATGTAACCGGTCGTATCCTCCGCGTCAACAGCCTTGGAGACCTTACCGGTGGAGCACAACCTATCCGTGTGAATCTTTCTGATCTTAGCACTGGAGCATACTGGTTGCGTCTGCAGAATGCTTCTGGAGAATTGGTAGTTCCAGTTCAAAAGCAATGATCGTATCTTGAATAATTGAAAATGGCGTGGCGACCGTAAGGTTGTCACGCCATTTAATTTTAAACCCGCCCAACAGATGAAAGACTTTGTGATCGAACGCCGGATCGTACTGCCGATCCTCCAGAAAGAAGCTTGGGAGTTCTTCTCAGCACCATTGAACCTTTCGCGGATAACTCCGGAGGATATGCGCTTCGAGATCAAGACCAAGGATACCGATAAGCCTGTGTTCAGTGGTATGCACATTGATTATCGCGTGCGGCCCTTGTTCGGAATACCCTTGGCTTGGCGTACGGAGATCCGAGGTGTTGAAGCCCCGTTCCAGTTCATGGATGCACAGATCAAAGGGCCTTTCGCGAAGTGGGAACACGAGCATCGTTTCGTTGGAACACCTTATGGGATCAGGGTTGAGGATAGGGTGGTCTATCGGTTACCGTTCGGTGCGTTCGGCAGATTCGTTCATGCTCTGTTCGTGAGAAAACGCATTGAGGCGATCTTCGATCATCGTGAACGGACATTGAAAGCGATCTTTGCAACACAATGACCTGGTTGATCAATATCGGAGCGATGATCCTGGCATTCTTGCTGATGGAGTTCGTCGCGTGGTTCGCGCATAAATTCGTGATGCACGGTGGCCTTTGGACGTTGCACCAGGATCACCATAAAAAGGACCACGGAGGCGTTTTCGAACGCAACGATGCTTTCTTCCTGATCTTCGCAACGCCTGCGATCACGCTGTTCTTTTTCGGCGTGCGTAACGGTATTGCCGATGTGCGTATATGGATCGCTGCGGGAATTACGCTTTATGGACTGGCTTATTTCCTGGTACACGATATTTTCATCCATCAGCGCACGAAGTGGCTCCGCAACACGGATAATTGGTACTTCAGAGCCATACGCAGAGCACATAAAATGCACCACAAGCATTTGGGTAAGGAAGATGGGGAATGTTTCGGAATGTTATTCGTGCCGTTGAAATATTTCAAGAAAACGGCTGCTGAGGCCTAACGGTCATGGAGCGCTTTCTCTATCTTTTCCTGGACCTTGGTGGGCTAATTATACCCCTTCTCTTTTCATTCCACCCGCGCATCCGGTTGCATCTTCATTGGCGAGCATTATGGCCAGCTCTTCTTCTCGTTGCGGCCCTGTTCATCGCTTGGGATGTAATGTTCACAAGCATGGGAGTGTGGGGATTCAATGAAAAGTACTTGGTTGGGTTCGATGTGCTCGGACTTCCGATCGAGGAATGGCTGTTCTTTATCTGTATTCCGTACGCTTGCGTGTTCACCTACTTTGTTTTCGGTACTCTACGTCCGGATCCATGGTCGCCACGAATTGCGAGAGCGATCGCTTGGGTCCTTGTGGTGGCCTCATTCGTGATCGGCATTTTCAATTGGGATAAGTGGTATACCGCGAGCACGTTCTTGGCGTTGGGTGTAACGCTTGTACTTCTGCTTACCACCCAAAAGGTCAGCTACCTCGGTCGTTTCCTCGTTTCTTTTATAGTTCTGCTGATCCCGTTCTTCCTGATCAATGGTACGCTAACAGGTTACTTCTCGGGTCACCCGGTAGTATGGTATGATGATGCAGAAAACCTCGGCATACGCATGGGCACCATTCCTTTGGAAGATACATTCTATGCGATACTGATGCTCCTGTTGAGCGTGGTGCTTTTTGAGCGCTGGAAAAAGGTCGAAGTGGCCGATCAATAGACCAGCAAACGCATTTCGGTCATCTCTTCCATCGCATACTTCAACCCTTCGCGGCCTAGGCCACTGTCCTTGACACCGCCATAAGGCATGTTGTCGATCCGGAAACCGGGAATGTTGTTCATGATGATGCCACCGACCTCGAGTTCCTCATGCGCTTGTTTCATGTGCGCGATGCTGTTGGTGTAAACACCGACCTGCAGGCCATACACACTATCATTCACATTCGCGATGGCCTTACTGAAACTGGTTACGGGTTCGATCACCGCTACAGGACCGAATACTTCTGCGCAATTCACTTTCATATCATGCTTAACATTGGACAGCAAGGTGGCGGCGTAAATATTGCGATCGGCATCAACGGCCTTTCCTCCGGCGAGAATGTTCGCACCTGCTTTTACTGCTTCATCCACCCAGGTGCTGATCCGTTCGAAATGACCTTTATCGATGATCGGTCCAACCGAAATGCTCTTATCACCAGGGTCACCCGCTTTCAAATTGCCATACTCCTTCACAAGTAGTTCCTTGAATTTTTCGTGTACGTTCTCCACTACATAAATGCGTTGCGTACTGATACACGTTTGTCCAGCGTAAAGATTGGCGCCCATGGCAACGGACTTCGCGGCAGCGGCAAGATCGGTATCATCATCAATGATCACTGAAGCGTTACCACCAAGTTCCAATGCTACTTTTTTCTTCCCACAGATCGCCTTCAAGTGCCATCCAACTTTGTCGCTTCCTGTAAAACTCAGCATCGCAATGCGCTCATCGGTCACCAGTTTTTCCGCAACAGGAATTCCACTCAACATAACATGGAAGGCTCCTTTGGGCCAGCCGATCTCTTCCAACATTTTAGCCAAAGCAAACGCGCTAAGCGGTGCTTGAGGTGCAGGTTTCAGCACAACAGGACAACCTACGGCCATAGCGGGAGTTACTTTGTGCAGCACTAAGTTCAAGGGGAAGTTGAATGGCGTAATAGCAGCGATCACACCGATCGGAAATCGTTTCGTAAACGCAGTTTTTCCCACTCCGGCGCCAACGTCCATGGGTACACTTTCTCCGGTGGAACGAAGGGCTTCCGCGGCGGCGGTCTTCACGGTGTATATGCAACGCGCGATCTCACCTTCTGCATAACCGATGGGCTTACCTCCTTCTTGTACGATCAATTGGGCCAAGGCAACTTTGTTCTTCTCGATCAACGCTGCTAGAGCTTCCAACTTTTCACTCCGCTCTCCGGCACTCATTTTACGAAGCACTTCGCGACTTGCATAAGCTGCAGCGATGGCCTGTTCCATTTGCGCCTCGGTAGCATTTGGCATGCGCGCTAACTCGGTGCCGTGGTATTTATCGAGCACGGTATTGAAGGTGCCATCACCCGTTCCGATCCAGGAACCGTTTATGTAGCTGGCTTGGTTGAAGAGTGCGTTGGTCGGTGCGGTCATTGTGTTGGGCATGGTGCAAAGTTATGCGGGGACGAGGGAGCTGCTTGGAAGCTTTATAACCACAGAGGACACAGAGGAATGCGTGGATGTTTCAGAATCACAGAGGGCACGGAGAACACAGATAAATTCCATGGGAGCGAGCATGACCGACATGTGTTTGTTCCTCGGATCACATGCTCAGATCAACGAACCATTGGCAACTCTGCGTATTCCGTTCTTGAGGTACTTCACATTGAAGTTGATCAGTAACCCGAGCCGTTGGTCCAAAAGTTTCAGGTATCCCATAAGTTGGGCCATGTCGATATCCGTAAGGGCCGCAACTGCTTTGTTCTCTACGATCACACGATCGGCTACCCAAAGGTCGCAGCGGTACGGTGTCTTCAATTGTTCGCCTTTGTAAATGATCGGCACCAGAACTTGTCGCTTGAATGGAATTGCGCGGATCTCCAATTCACGGCATAAACACTCTTCATATACCTTCTCTAACAACCCAGGGCCTA
The nucleotide sequence above comes from Flavobacteriales bacterium. Encoded proteins:
- a CDS encoding deoxyribodipyrimidine photo-lyase; this encodes MSRERPMNIFWFRRDLRLNDNHGLFRALRDGGNVQPLFIFDTNILEKLEDRNDRRLSFLYDNVCSLDDQLRAHGASLMMLHGDPLQVFKKLIQDHAIAGVYANHDHEPYALTRDRNINDLFIANGHVFRTYKDQTIFERDEVLKEDGTPYTVFTPYAKRWRARMAIDGVASYNSEGELGGLLKDSRNERITLKQLGFEYAPYEVAPLEPAPALLKAYADDRNTPSIAGTTRIGVHLRFGTVSVRGMVRLARANSETWLNELIWREFFMQILWHFPHVERNAFRKAYDAIAWRDDEKGFAAWCEGRTGYPLVDAGMRELRATGFMHNRVRMVVASFLCKHLLIDWRLGEAWFARWLMDYELSSNNGNWQWAAGSGCDAAPYFRVFNPTLQLERFDPKMKYVLKWAPEYGELKLPEQIVEHNAARERAIAVYKTALNKV
- a CDS encoding MerR family transcriptional regulator; translation: MGNYSIKDLEKLSRVKAHTIRIWEKRYALLEPDRTDTNIRSYSDENLRKLLNISFLNNNGFKISKVAKMSDTQIRDQVLAMQEGDGGITDHVESLILSMTELDEDRFEKVMGSCVLRSGFETTMLEVIQPFLQRVGVLWQIDAVKPGQEHFISNLIRQKVISAIDGVIPEKRSDPLTILFFLPEGELHELGLLFGHYLARKLGHRPIYLGQSVPFDDLAPVVEYRRPDILVTGFISYQNVQDVNAYLKTLHKHFSEPRLLFFHNSGLVGIKPNKNQTVVPDLVHFKEAIR
- a CDS encoding sigma-70 family RNA polymerase sigma factor; this encodes MSLNDRLLYFALGLTRNMDDAKDLIQESMLKALMNKDQYTTGTNIKAWMFTIVRNTFINGVKRDRRGQLVMESAARQELPVANGRYLQSPIGSYSTLEIEDRVERLPDTIRTPFTMNFKGYKYHEIANTMGIPIGTVKSRINQARKQLRVQLQ
- a CDS encoding sterol desaturase family protein produces the protein MTWLINIGAMILAFLLMEFVAWFAHKFVMHGGLWTLHQDHHKKDHGGVFERNDAFFLIFATPAITLFFFGVRNGIADVRIWIAAGITLYGLAYFLVHDIFIHQRTKWLRNTDNWYFRAIRRAHKMHHKHLGKEDGECFGMLFVPLKYFKKTAAEA
- a CDS encoding SRPBCC family protein, which codes for MKDFVIERRIVLPILQKEAWEFFSAPLNLSRITPEDMRFEIKTKDTDKPVFSGMHIDYRVRPLFGIPLAWRTEIRGVEAPFQFMDAQIKGPFAKWEHEHRFVGTPYGIRVEDRVVYRLPFGAFGRFVHALFVRKRIEAIFDHRERTLKAIFATQ
- the idi gene encoding isopentenyl-diphosphate Delta-isomerase, with protein sequence MSAEGKLWNEPEQVVLIDPDDRELGHMEKLAAHREGLLHRAFSVFLFNDQGELLLQQRASSKYHSAGLWTNTCCGHPRPGETIQEAAGRRLFEEMGIKTELTPVLHFMYRAELENGLVENELDHVLIGRYSNDPDPDPNEASDWRWVERETLAHELTEHPKLFTAWFPVCVWRAWDLLATALPEP
- a CDS encoding phytoene/squalene synthase family protein, which translates into the protein MNNRSIYDEVCIAASRKTTRAFSTSFSLGVRMLDPRFRDQIHAIYGFVRFADEIVDTFHEHPQKELLNRFRADTELAIQEQISLNPILHSFQNVVRRSGIEWNLIDIFIDSMAMDLERGEHDRTSFDQYILGSAEVVGLMCLRVFCDGDLVLYERLKPYAMSLGAAFQKVNFLRDLKQDNQELGRTYFPGTDLNALTADQKQRIEDDIRADFEHAAIGIRQLPKGARIGVHLAYVYYLCLYKKIRSTPASELFTRRISVRKRGKIRLLVGAVVQDKFNLI
- the crtI gene encoding phytoene desaturase — its product is MKSGIIVIGAGFAGLSVAAHLARAGRKVTLLEKHDQAGGRARTFSANGFTFDMGPSWYWMPDVFETHFAHFDTHPSKHYDLVRLDPSYTVYFGESDRMRIPSSMEGLRSLFESLEPGSSKALDEFLNEARFKYETGMHDMVRKPGISLMEFADMRIAKGLFRMQLFTSFSKHVRKYFKHPRLIKLLEFPVLFLGATPQETPALYSLMNHADMALGTWYPMGGMGKVVDAMVQVAEKEGVEIRYNETVQNIEVKGGQAVRVHTEKGSYECTEVIGGADYHHVEQHLLNAPDRRYTEQYWDQRTLAPSVLMFYLGVNKKLSGFDHHTLFFDEDLDLHAKEIYTDPSWPTKPLFYASCSSITDPTVAPEGMENLVILIPIAPGLKDDDATRERFYDIVMDRLERITGQTVREHVIYKRSYSVSDLVKDMNAYKGNAYGLANTLMQTAILRPSIRSKKVKNLYYTGQLTVPGPGVPPALISGEVVARHILNSEPR
- a CDS encoding DUF4397 domain-containing protein, with translation MKTPTLALSLILGASFAQAQTARVQVIHNSADAAAASVDVYLDNTLLLDDFEFRNATEFIDAPAGVSFTIGIALSTSMSSADAIFTQDFTLADGETYVIVADGIVSPTGYSPAVPFTLEVYPMGREAAVGGSMMTDVLVHHGSTDAPTVDIYESAVVNTTIVEDAPYGAFAGYLELPTTDFTLQVRDEFNSTIVAAYSAPLGTLNLGGAALVAIASGFLDPSMNSDGAPFGIYVALPSGGPLVALPASAIPTARVQVIHNSADLAAAQVDVWLNNTPLLDNFAFRNASPFVDAQAGVPFDISIALPTSTDTVAALARFTYTLEADETYIIIANGIVSATGYSPATPFDLYVTGGARETSTSAGNVDVLVFHGSTDAPMVDIVETSVPAGNIVDDISYGEFAGYLELPEANYVLSVESMGTSVVSYQAPLAALSLAGNAITVLASGFLDATMNSNGANFGLWVALPSGGPLVELPLPTGVEENTIVTSFTAYPNPAVDEVLLDMDLLFGGETTLSIQDVTGRILRVNSLGDLTGGAQPIRVNLSDLSTGAYWLRLQNASGELVVPVQKQ